The following proteins are encoded in a genomic region of Candidatus Dormiibacterota bacterium:
- a CDS encoding MMPL family transporter, with the protein MPRPGGLKQGLFLRIEEFARLNYRLVFGVTVVLVLASAYLGTHLALDGDVLNLVPRDNRVINTFREALRDFGSLDYLLVLAEARPGQTVEELQDYADALAARLQSVPSIQYVEHKIDTRGPFFSFFRTNQILFLPPSKLPDLAARFSDRAIHEQVRENYRQLTGPSSFLVKQLLEQDPFQVSSLVFKEVLRSKGPLKVDLSSGYYLSKDGTALLIIAKPRRPAQDVPFDKRLADEVHAAIAEVSTRFETDLKEQAREEIRRPEAPAAGATPGGPRAPEVSLGGGYIIALEDSTLIMNDMLWNGTVSFLVILALYYFCYRRFGAILYSSVPLMVGQFLTLAAAYLFLRNLNSATTGFSAMLMGLGTDFTIVMYARYVEERTRGRSLPEALRLMMGVSAFGVFTGAITSAGTFYAMCITEYKGLRDFGFLVGTGILFCLVAILFLLPAMIAWNEGRARKTDITKKLYLHSFGIEEVMAWSTRHPGPVLTGSVLLTLGLGYYAWNVEFTSDVRELRSPNNRGILMQEVIARKFEASFTPMMVICRGRDLDTVMDRNRQANGLLERFVKDGTLRGYESIFNYLPPRQDQEQVIQALRAGQDGAFDIARISRTFRTALRENGFREETYDPYLKALPAILRPERPVVIDDLEEAGLERFISRYIKKDEDGTYKSVTYLFPANAESKRTAPPALVDALDHPAQGIEITGVNIASAEMKRIFGRDAWRAVYLGLIIVTILLWLDFRSLWLTTLANIQLLLGVVWMLGCMCLLGIKMNFVNAFVTTMILGVGIDYGIHIIHRISQEGLSNFGGLMETGKAVVMAALTNVAGFGTIGFCNYPGLRSMGIVAAIGSVTCLVTALTTLPALLILTKTRVARREED; encoded by the coding sequence ATGCCGCGACCCGGCGGCCTCAAGCAGGGGCTGTTCCTCCGGATCGAGGAGTTCGCGCGTCTCAACTACCGCCTCGTCTTCGGTGTCACGGTCGTTCTGGTGCTGGCGTCGGCCTATCTGGGGACGCACCTGGCGCTCGACGGCGACGTCCTGAACCTGGTGCCGCGCGACAACCGAGTCATCAACACGTTTCGCGAGGCGCTCCGGGACTTCGGCAGTCTCGATTACCTGCTTGTCCTGGCCGAGGCTCGCCCGGGGCAGACCGTCGAGGAGCTGCAGGACTACGCCGACGCCCTGGCGGCCCGCCTGCAGTCGGTCCCGTCGATCCAGTACGTCGAGCACAAGATCGACACGCGCGGCCCGTTCTTCTCTTTCTTCCGGACCAACCAGATCCTGTTCCTGCCGCCGTCGAAGCTGCCCGATCTCGCCGCCCGGTTCAGCGACCGCGCCATCCACGAGCAGGTGCGGGAGAACTACCGCCAGCTCACCGGGCCGTCGTCGTTCCTGGTGAAGCAGCTTCTCGAGCAGGACCCGTTCCAGGTGTCGTCCCTGGTGTTCAAGGAGGTGCTGCGCAGCAAGGGGCCGCTCAAGGTCGACCTGTCGAGCGGCTACTACCTCTCGAAGGACGGCACGGCGCTCCTGATCATCGCCAAGCCGAGACGACCGGCCCAGGACGTCCCGTTCGACAAGAGGCTGGCGGACGAGGTCCATGCGGCGATCGCCGAGGTCTCCACCCGGTTCGAGACCGACCTGAAGGAGCAGGCGCGCGAGGAGATCCGCCGGCCGGAGGCGCCGGCCGCGGGCGCGACCCCGGGAGGCCCGCGCGCGCCGGAGGTGTCGCTCGGCGGCGGCTACATCATCGCGCTCGAGGACAGCACTCTGATCATGAACGACATGCTGTGGAACGGGACGGTGTCGTTCCTGGTGATCCTGGCGCTGTACTACTTCTGCTACCGCCGCTTCGGGGCGATCCTCTACTCCTCCGTACCGCTGATGGTCGGGCAGTTCCTCACGCTGGCGGCCGCCTACCTGTTCCTGCGCAACCTGAACTCGGCGACCACAGGCTTCTCGGCGATGCTCATGGGACTGGGCACGGATTTCACCATCGTCATGTACGCGCGCTACGTCGAGGAACGCACGCGCGGCAGGAGCCTGCCCGAAGCTCTGCGTCTGATGATGGGCGTCTCGGCGTTCGGCGTGTTCACCGGCGCCATCACCTCGGCAGGCACCTTCTATGCCATGTGCATCACCGAGTACAAGGGGCTCCGCGACTTCGGGTTCCTGGTGGGAACGGGGATCCTGTTCTGTCTCGTCGCCATCCTCTTCCTGCTGCCGGCGATGATCGCCTGGAACGAGGGGCGCGCACGCAAGACCGACATCACGAAGAAGCTCTACCTGCACTCGTTCGGCATCGAGGAGGTCATGGCCTGGTCGACACGGCATCCGGGGCCGGTCCTCACCGGCTCGGTCCTGCTGACGCTCGGCCTGGGGTACTACGCCTGGAACGTGGAGTTCACGAGCGACGTGCGCGAATTGCGCTCGCCGAACAACCGCGGCATCCTGATGCAGGAGGTCATCGCCAGGAAGTTCGAGGCCTCGTTCACCCCGATGATGGTGATCTGCCGGGGCAGGGACCTCGACACGGTCATGGACAGGAACCGCCAGGCGAACGGCCTCCTCGAGCGGTTCGTTAAGGACGGCACGCTGCGCGGCTACGAGTCGATCTTCAACTACCTGCCGCCGCGCCAGGACCAGGAGCAGGTCATCCAGGCGCTGCGCGCCGGGCAGGACGGCGCCTTCGACATCGCGCGCATCTCCCGGACCTTCCGGACCGCGCTGCGCGAGAACGGCTTCCGGGAGGAGACCTACGACCCGTATCTCAAGGCGCTGCCGGCGATCCTGCGGCCCGAGCGCCCGGTCGTGATCGACGACCTCGAGGAGGCCGGGCTGGAGCGCTTCATCTCGCGCTATATCAAGAAGGATGAGGACGGCACGTACAAGTCGGTGACCTACCTCTTCCCCGCCAACGCCGAGTCGAAGCGCACGGCGCCCCCGGCGCTCGTCGACGCCCTCGATCACCCCGCGCAGGGGATCGAGATCACCGGGGTGAACATCGCCAGCGCGGAGATGAAACGGATCTTCGGACGCGACGCCTGGCGCGCCGTCTACCTCGGGCTGATCATCGTCACCATCCTCCTGTGGCTCGACTTCCGGAGTCTGTGGCTGACCACGCTCGCCAACATCCAGCTTCTCCTCGGCGTCGTCTGGATGCTGGGCTGCATGTGTCTTCTCGGGATCAAGATGAACTTCGTCAACGCCTTCGTGACCACCATGATCCTCGGCGTCGGAATCGACTACGGCATCCACATCATCCACCGCATCTCGCAGGAGGGTCTGAGCAATTTCGGGGGGCTCATGGAGACCGGCAAGGCGGTCGTGATGGCCGCCTTGACGAACGTCGCCGGCTTCGGCACCATCGGCTTCTGCAACTACCCGGGGTTGCGCTCCATGGGGATCGTCGCGGCCATCGGATCGGTCACCTGCCTCGTCACCGCCCTGACGACGCTGCCGGCTCTCCTGATCCTGACCAAGACGCGCGTCGCCCGCCGCGAGGAGGACTGA
- a CDS encoding BON domain-containing protein, with protein sequence MEIRPSRVLFALAAAALVMIQATGPAPAAETPCKDAAITRIVQARLSADREIGQFRIDVTTTECVVTLRGCVESRDQAKKAKELAKRLVKVKVRNELTVCTIAPRKPAIRPKKS encoded by the coding sequence ATGGAGATCCGTCCGTCCCGCGTTCTCTTCGCGCTCGCGGCCGCAGCGCTCGTCATGATCCAGGCGACGGGGCCTGCGCCGGCGGCCGAGACGCCCTGCAAGGACGCGGCCATCACGCGGATCGTGCAGGCGCGCCTGTCCGCGGACCGGGAGATCGGCCAGTTCCGCATCGACGTCACGACGACCGAGTGTGTCGTGACGCTCCGCGGCTGCGTGGAATCGCGCGATCAGGCGAAGAAGGCGAAGGAGCTGGCGAAGCGGCTGGTCAAGGTGAAGGTCAGGAACGAGCTCACGGTCTGCACCATAGCACCGCGCAAGCCCGCGATCCGCCCGAAGAAGTCGTAG
- a CDS encoding thioredoxin domain-containing protein → MTRKVLGTTSCLAAALFAWAAVQAGDTAGTAAGAAGTEDSNGSSRTVQAGGEAVPAAPAERHSPRKGYPSLGPADAKNTLVFFTDYQCPVCPRAARELDRLVADFNGELRVELHHNPLAMHTHAYDAAVAAKAAQRQGKFWEYHEALLKARSFDREALTGLAADLGLDRDAFARDLDDPKVKLQVTAEAKEALDANALGTPGFLINGHVEVGWASLPWIEQMIRAHAR, encoded by the coding sequence ATGACACGAAAGGTTCTCGGCACCACCTCCTGCCTCGCGGCGGCCCTCTTCGCGTGGGCCGCCGTTCAGGCGGGGGATACCGCGGGGACGGCCGCCGGGGCCGCCGGGACGGAAGACTCCAACGGGTCTTCGCGCACCGTCCAGGCCGGAGGGGAGGCCGTCCCCGCGGCGCCGGCCGAGCGGCATTCGCCGCGCAAGGGGTATCCCTCGCTCGGTCCGGCCGACGCGAAGAACACGCTGGTGTTCTTCACGGACTATCAGTGCCCGGTCTGCCCGCGCGCCGCGCGCGAGCTCGATCGACTCGTGGCCGACTTCAACGGGGAGCTGCGAGTCGAGCTGCATCACAATCCGCTGGCGATGCACACGCACGCCTATGACGCGGCGGTCGCAGCCAAGGCGGCGCAGCGACAGGGGAAATTCTGGGAGTACCACGAGGCGCTTCTCAAAGCCAGGAGCTTCGATCGGGAGGCGCTCACCGGTCTCGCGGCGGACCTGGGTCTCGACCGCGACGCGTTCGCGCGCGACCTCGACGACCCGAAGGTGAAGCTGCAGGTGACGGCCGAGGCGAAGGAGGCGCTCGACGCCAACGCCCTCGGCACGCCGGGCTTCCTGATCAACGGCCACGTGGAGGTCGGCTGGGCCTCTCTCCCGTGGATCGAGCAGATGATCCGCGCGCACGCGCGCTGA
- a CDS encoding AP protein, with protein MKGRRGRPLAGLVAAMILLSVASSLRAAPAGRAAASSGERAGRRLRTRNVILVTLDGLRIQEMFAGMDEVISQKEKRSGIYDLERARARYWRDTPEQRRLALWPFFWGSLAGQGVVLGDKGKGSSVQPRNPHLFSAPGYAEILTGQYQPDVVSNDVKRYAHPTVLEFVRRELGLGSAQVATFGSWDGFAALSSSEDKAFFTNAGYERVPPEIANARMAYLSDLQFEIMALWEVGRSDAVTFHLALEYLKTQRPRLLYIALDESDDWAHARRYDRLLDYIQVVDGYLKTLWQTVQSLDTYRGRTTLVLTTDHGRGVTPADWVDHDEGIAGSEDIWIAVIGPDTPDVGELAPYPTVHQADLAATVLKFFDLDPVRFNPAAGPPIPAAFADPDATR; from the coding sequence ATGAAGGGTCGGCGCGGCCGTCCCCTCGCGGGCCTCGTCGCGGCGATGATCCTCCTGAGCGTCGCTTCCTCCCTCCGGGCCGCCCCGGCCGGCCGCGCGGCGGCCTCTTCGGGCGAGCGCGCCGGCCGGCGCCTCCGGACTCGCAACGTCATCCTGGTCACGCTGGACGGTCTGCGCATCCAGGAGATGTTCGCCGGGATGGACGAGGTCATCTCGCAGAAGGAGAAGCGCTCGGGGATCTACGACCTCGAGCGGGCGCGCGCGCGCTACTGGCGCGACACTCCGGAACAGAGACGCCTGGCGCTGTGGCCCTTCTTCTGGGGGTCGCTCGCGGGACAGGGGGTCGTGCTCGGCGACAAGGGGAAGGGGAGCAGCGTGCAGCCCCGGAACCCGCACCTGTTCTCCGCCCCGGGATACGCGGAGATCCTGACCGGGCAGTACCAGCCGGACGTGGTGAGCAACGACGTGAAGCGTTACGCCCACCCGACCGTGCTCGAGTTCGTCCGCCGCGAGCTCGGCCTCGGCAGCGCACAGGTCGCCACCTTCGGGTCCTGGGACGGGTTCGCCGCGCTGTCGTCGAGCGAGGACAAGGCGTTCTTCACCAACGCCGGGTACGAGAGAGTGCCGCCCGAGATCGCCAACGCGCGCATGGCGTATCTCTCTGATCTGCAGTTCGAGATCATGGCGCTCTGGGAGGTCGGCCGGAGCGACGCCGTGACGTTCCATCTCGCGCTCGAATACTTGAAGACGCAGCGCCCCCGGCTCCTTTATATCGCCCTGGATGAATCGGACGACTGGGCGCACGCGCGGCGTTACGATCGACTTCTGGACTACATCCAGGTGGTGGACGGGTATCTGAAGACGCTGTGGCAGACGGTGCAGTCTCTCGACACGTACCGCGGCAGGACGACCCTCGTCCTCACCACCGACCATGGGCGCGGCGTCACCCCCGCCGACTGGGTCGACCACGATGAGGGGATCGCGGGCTCCGAGGACATCTGGATCGCGGTCATCGGCCCCGATACCCCGGATGTCGGCGAACTCGCCCCCTACCCGACCGTGCACCAGGCGGACCTCGCCGCGACAGTTCTGAAATTCTTCGATCTCGACCCGGTGAGGTTCAACCCCGCCGCGGGACCGCCGATACCGGCGGCGTTTGCGGACCCGGACGCGACGCGCTGA
- a CDS encoding aminotransferase class I/II-fold pyridoxal phosphate-dependent enzyme has translation MRIDLFRMERTQCLYENEVEYNLSESGVLPLRLEDLLEGSPEPEWLLKARLGYPPSRGSETLRDRIALFYGGAATRAHVMVTNGGSEANYVALWGLLEPTDRAAIMIPNYLQGWGLARAYASRADPFRLVERRDDRGRRWALDVEGLERAVTRRTKVILVTNPNNPTGGILSEDEMDAVVRAARRSGAWIIADEVYRGAELSGATSPTFWGRHDRVLVTGSLSKAFGLPGLRTGWIVGPPKTVERLCSYHDYLTLTPTYLSNRFAEIVMEPSRREAILERTRGILRANLPRLERWMGAHGDVLDCIPPLAGAILLLRYDLPIGSVALFDRLRREQSVLITPGAHFGIGHYIRVGYGDDAGRLERGLARIDTTLAELRRRITVSRRRAPRRRPRQAAAE, from the coding sequence ATGCGCATCGACCTGTTCCGGATGGAACGGACGCAGTGCCTGTACGAGAACGAGGTCGAGTACAACCTGTCGGAGAGCGGTGTCCTGCCGCTGCGCCTGGAGGATCTGCTGGAGGGATCGCCCGAGCCGGAATGGCTTCTGAAGGCGCGTCTCGGATATCCGCCCTCGCGGGGCTCGGAGACGCTGCGCGATCGGATCGCGCTGTTCTACGGCGGGGCGGCGACGCGCGCCCACGTGATGGTCACGAACGGCGGGTCGGAGGCGAACTACGTCGCCCTCTGGGGCCTGCTCGAGCCGACCGACCGCGCCGCCATCATGATCCCCAATTACCTGCAGGGCTGGGGGCTGGCGCGGGCCTACGCCTCGCGCGCCGACCCGTTCCGCCTGGTCGAGAGACGGGACGACCGGGGCAGACGCTGGGCTCTCGACGTCGAGGGGCTCGAGCGCGCGGTGACGCGGCGGACGAAGGTGATCCTGGTCACGAACCCGAACAATCCGACCGGGGGAATCCTGAGCGAGGACGAGATGGATGCCGTCGTGCGCGCAGCGCGCAGGAGCGGCGCCTGGATCATCGCCGACGAGGTGTACCGCGGCGCCGAGCTGTCGGGCGCGACCTCCCCGACGTTCTGGGGGCGCCACGACAGGGTGCTCGTCACCGGCTCGCTGTCCAAGGCGTTCGGGCTCCCCGGGTTGCGGACCGGCTGGATCGTCGGTCCGCCGAAGACGGTCGAGCGCCTGTGTTCCTACCACGACTATCTGACTCTCACGCCCACGTATCTCTCGAACCGCTTCGCCGAGATCGTGATGGAGCCTTCCCGGCGCGAAGCGATTCTCGAGCGCACGCGCGGCATCCTCCGGGCGAACCTGCCGCGGCTCGAGCGCTGGATGGGCGCGCACGGCGACGTTCTCGACTGCATCCCTCCGCTGGCCGGCGCCATCCTCCTCCTGCGCTACGACCTTCCGATAGGCTCGGTGGCCCTGTTCGACAGGCTGCGGCGGGAGCAATCGGTCCTCATCACCCCCGGAGCGCATTTCGGGATCGGCCACTACATCCGGGTCGGCTACGGCGATGACGCCGGCCGCCTGGAGCGGGGGCTGGCGCGCATCGACACGACCCTCGCGGAGCTGCGGCGACGGATCACGGTTTCTCGCCGCCGGGCGCCGCGGCGGCGGCCCCGGCAGGCGGCCGCCGAATGA
- a CDS encoding Smr/MutS family protein: MDNAPVALPIDGTLDLHTFAPREIKTLVPDYLAACRERGILQVRIIHGKGTGALRRTVHALLARLEEVAAFSTASEDAGGWGATLVSLRPPRGD, encoded by the coding sequence ATGGACAACGCCCCCGTCGCGCTGCCGATCGACGGAACGCTCGACCTGCACACCTTCGCGCCGCGCGAGATCAAGACACTCGTGCCGGACTACCTGGCCGCCTGCCGGGAGCGCGGCATCCTGCAGGTCCGCATCATCCACGGCAAGGGAACGGGGGCCCTGAGGCGGACGGTGCACGCGCTGCTCGCGAGGCTCGAGGAGGTGGCCGCCTTCAGCACGGCGTCCGAGGACGCCGGCGGCTGGGGAGCCACTCTCGTCAGCCTGCGGCCACCGCGGGGCGACTGA